In the Populus trichocarpa isolate Nisqually-1 chromosome 1, P.trichocarpa_v4.1, whole genome shotgun sequence genome, CGATCAATTGCTCCTGCAAATTGAAAGCAATAACCACTTTGAAGCTAATGCCAGGCAAAGACGGCAGAGACCTGCGTAAGCAGCGCATCGAAACCTGAACCATAACACTACAATTTATAGTGAATGCAGGTCTTAAGTTTTGAAAATCTGAATGATGCCAGTGACATTTTATGGTTTAGAGTCCCTCTATCTTGACATTGATCCTTTCACCTGCAGTTTTCCTGTCTGTCATTCTTTAGAACCTTTTCAAATTTAGGCTAATCACTGATGTATGTATAGCCACgtctaacaaaaaatatagtgTCAACGTTACACCAACTTCTGAGCATAACCTAACCTTCATGCacacataaaagaaagaatatacACAACCTGATGGTTTGGTAAATATTAGGTGGAATTTGATTCatcagtgttttatttttagttattgtttgaGCTGATATGTCCTATGAGAACCAAACTATTCTCAGAATATATGAATATAATTCTCCAAACCATCAAGACTCCTGTTCTCATTAGAAAGGGTGCTCTCAAGCAAGCTTTCCGCGGTCATGAGTGTATTGTGTTTAAGAGATTAAAATGGGTGCCGATGTAACACATAACAGTGTCTTTTTCTTGTTACAAATTATTTCTAGCAAAGTGGGCACCATAGCATATTGGATATACTTTCCTCCATAGTTGTTAGTCTCGACCCAGTGCATAACCCGATTTAAGATCCAGATAGcggatattttttatgtcaaaccATGTCTTTCctaaaatgatattgttgtggataatttcttttaaaaaaaataatatgattttggacaaaaaaaaattaagataaaaagttTTTGGAATGCACTTTACTAATTCTTACTTAAATCAATCAAGTTTaaccatattaatatttaaaataattaaaaataaactctagATATAAACTAAACACCAGGTCAACTCATCGAGTTACGTCGAGCTTAACAAATATGCCCTTGCTGGGTAGGTTTTTGCTTATCATCAATTTACTTGGACATTTCTTTTTCTGAGGAATTGCTATGCATAAAAGGGTTCGGCTCCTTCGCAATCAATGAACTTCGGATTACTGGAATCAGATAAGGGCCACCAGAAGAAGTCTTGTAACTCTCAAACTTGTTTCTTCCATCATTTGGCCAAACATCCAGCCGCATGTGAAATCCTGTCTCGCCACTTTTTTCATGTACCTAACCTATAGCTTTTCTTTTATCTGCCTACATGCTTTACTTTCATGCCTATGCAGTAATCAATTTCGTGATCTTCTCCGgccagtatatatatataaaagcactGTACAATAGCATCTCGAACTAAACACATGTTTCGAGATAGAATTCTGTGCTCGAATTTCAAGGTAGCTAGGTTGATGTCATGTGTTACCTCATATCTTGCCCTCTGCTTATGCTCATGCTTGCATAGTTGGATGCCCATTAActagtagtaataataaaatctcGAACACCAATTGGTGTGCACGTTGACCAATATAAATTCTcatggaaaacattttttactCCATTGCACGACCTAGAACAAGAGaaagaaactttttttattttaaattagagtCTCGGGGCAATCATTTTTACCCTATACAATTACAAGATTCCACTCcctttataattatttctttcttttaaagtaTGGCTCTCTTTTTCTGATAGATATTAGATTTAAATCTATAAGAATCCCACTCAGTTGTATCTTTTGCTGCAGCACTGGGTGACAAAAGATGAGACCAAAGAGGAAAACAGTTCTTTAAACTAATCCACATGATGACAAAAGATGCAATTAGGAAGTTTCATTGGTAGATACTGAAATATATGAGAGTATCGTGTCATGATCAGCAGGCAAGAGATTTACTAATTGATGCAAGATAATGAAGGTATTAAACTAATTCAAACCCTAATGATCTGTTGCAATGTTGGTGGGTTCGATATATTGGGCTAATATCATTCTACTCTAGAGACATCTGGCCTTGGAACTTATATCTATAATCTATAAAAGAGGATATGATACTTATGATCATTGCAAACATTGTGTATTTCAAGAGTAGGATTTGTGCTTTTAAAGTGTAAGGATTGAATCAAACAAAGCTCCTACAGTACGAATCtttgtttgtttccttttttccttgaaGGGTTTGTGGATATATCATCTTTTCTTCGACAATTTGAGTAAGAGGAACTGTATCTAGCTAGTTTCTACTCCTCTCATTCCTCGAAGAGATCCATCTCTGTCAAGCATGAGTGAATCACATGCATGTGGAAgtgtaatatatatactctatatatCTTGCAAGAGGAGTATATATTTAGTAAAGAATGCCCATATATAATCAATTCCTTCAAGTAAGAATCTTTGCCAAGATTAGTATTGCAAGGAAGGACTGTAGATTGAAAGTGCTTTTaagaattaatcaataaaaacttGTAATAGAAGACAAATATGAAGATTGGAAAGTAAGCTTTTGATATCTTGAAGTCACATGGAAGTCTGTAATATTGGTGAAACAATGATCAACTCTTAGATTCTATGATTCTTAGTAAAGTTGATGCAACTTTCAGTAACTTAAAAAGAACTTGAACTCATAAAGTAGTTGATATATTATAAGGTCCCGATCGAATCCGGTGCCTGAGCAGAGAATTACAAGTTAATTTACAGTGTATGATCATGAATATTTATTGCATTAGAGCATTAAGCAACAAATTATTTCCAAATAATAACAAGCAAAGCTTCTCTCCtatctttcttttatatttgttcttgaaaacaaaaattatcaccACTTCACCGCTTGTGTGCTCGGATTTGAACACAGATTTCTACACAGAAATCATTGCTACGGTTGGAAGGAGATGTATGGGTTTCTCTCCTAACCctcttatcatcatcatcatcatcatcatcatctgatACAAAAAATTTGAAGTGTACTCATCTTCTTGCTTTTTTAGAAGGATTTAAGATCAAGTTTAATCATTCATTTCCCACTTCACCTTTGTGTGTTAGTTTCCTATAATCATAAATACAAATAACCAAGCATAAAATTAGTCTGATGGTTTTTAGGTTTCTGGTTATGAAAGTGAGATAGGGTCTAATTGTCTTGTTGACATACCTCCAATGGAAGCTCCTCAATGTGGCCATTGGATGAAAAGCATAAAAGCACAGAGTctacacatacatacatatttcCTAACATTTGTTTATTTCtatgtaatagaaaataaaaacctgAAAGGAAGAGGTGTGGACCACCTTCTGACTTCCACTACCAATATTCCATAacacaaacaaatcaaaagtgAGATTTTCATTCAAATGACATCCCCACACTCACTCCCTATTCTGGAATTCAATTATTCCCTTTcaattcttctctcttcttccttttctctcttgAAACCTAATTAAAGCTAGTGCCAGCTCTattcacaatatatatatatacatatagggagaaagagagagcagtagaaaagaaaagaaaagaaaagaaaagaaaagttgctttatatatatgatCTCCTCCAGCGAGCTCTTCTACTAAACTCAAGTATACTTTATAACAAATTAATGTTATCTAAACTAATTAATCTGTTACACTTTCCCTAAAATCTGCGCCTATACTCATTCCTAACCCATGTTTATAATCATATAATTCTTCAATTATTACAACAATTAATATGCTTCCAAATGGTCCCAATATTGGCCAACTGCATCATTTTGCCTGTAGCTGGCCCAACATTGGCATGTACCCTTGGACagtcatttccttttctttctttttcacaatttctatACGCTGTATTCTTTTGCATCCTGGACTGAGTTATGTGGGGCTTGTttgttttctgttctttcttcttcttcttcttcttcctcttctctcaTTGATCTTATCGTTCCCAACTTGGCTAGGGTTTTGATAAGATCATGTATACTAGTTGCATAGAATCTGTTCCCATGCCCGAATTTTCGAccatcttctcttttcttttatctgtAAGTCCCTCCAAATGTAGGGGTCCAAAAATCAACTGCGGTCTCATGAGTAACCGGAAAAGTGCTCGATACCGGTACCAGACATAGCCCTCGGCTTCTAAGATCTTGTTTTTGTCCTTCGAGGTCCTTGGACTTGTCAGAACTCTACAGTGAAAGAAGATGCCATATTAAATCcatcaagacataaaaaaaaaaaaagtccataattttaattgaaaaatttatagtAAGTATTGAATACTCATTGGATTTATTactatttgattatatatttcCGGAAGGAGAATATTATTGTACCTGTTGGTGGAGTATGGGAGTTCCACTTTTCATGTATTGGGTGCTGAagacctgaaaataaaataagaagatgAATATACTAGAAATTCATGGCACCTATATACTTATTGGTTGAATACATTGTTTATGATTCATTCCCTATATCATTAGTATAATTTTCACTAGAAGGATGCAAGATTTGTATAAGATCAATCACTTACTGTAACTTGCTGATGGAGGAATTTGATGTATTCAATAGCTTCAGAGAGCACCGAGGCTGTATCAGTCTGACATGATAACATGATCGCAAGCCAAAAAGATAATCATTGATAAGCTTTCATCATTCAAGAATGCAAATGATCTATCACTATTTACTCTTTGTGAAAGTGAGCAAGCAAACAAGAGAGTTATCTTGCCTTTCCGAAAGGCGAAACCAATTGTTGGAGTGCAGTGATTCTGTCCCCCATCTTCTCTTTCCTTACCTGTGATCAAAGCTACAAATTCTCATTCATGTCTATAAATGATGTAAGGGATAAAAAGCTTGTATGGACTCATCTTGTCAAaatcttttatcaaattttctGTACCTTAAAAGATGGCAAAGATGATGGTATTTCATTTCTAGGCCTTTTTGTTGCTGCTTCACTCCCACTTTTCTTTACTGCTATATTCGAATCCCGTACTTCAGATATATTCTGCTGGAAAAAAGAGTGAACCAAAAATTTCCAATCTCAATTGTCCAAACCCTAATCTTAAAAGCATAATTACCAATATCAATCAAATCTGAATATTGCATATATGtgtagctatatatatatatatatatatatatatgaggttTTTAGGCATAAAAGATGCCTAGTTGTACTCTTCCATTATCGTGTTAGATTTGCATACCTTTGGTTTTTCATCGAAATTCGATGTAGCAAACTGCGGTTGCATCGACGGGAAATAGCTCGGACGAACATCATTCATGGCACTTGCAGATGCATTCCAAAATGGAGTATTATTGGAGAAGTGCAATTGGTTACTAGAAGTCTGTTTGGGAGGTGAATTTCTCAAGAATTGAGGTCCTTTTGGCCAAGAAGGCAGCAATTCATTAGTGCCAAGACTATAATTTGCCCCGTATGCATAACTCATCGGTCTGTTCTCAAAAGAAGACTGCCGTGCTTGATTATCTGATATCAATAGCCCTTGTACCATAGTTGAAGGGCTTCCATAGATACTTGATGAATCCATTGGGAAACTAGACTGCAAGCCTTGACATGACACGGTACTATCACTGGAGCTCCCATGAGGGCTAAACTGTGGTTGATCTAAAGAAAAGCCTCGATTCATTTGCTTAAACTCACTCATAGAGGAATCTCCAGTGACCCCTGTGAACACTCTCTCCCTCCACTGAGATTGAGAAGATCCAATTCCTGCAGTTTCTTGCTGATAATTGGTGCTTGAACTCAAATTATCTTGTAGCATCGATCGAAAACTGTTCTCAGACTTGTCGCCGCGACTGCCAAAACAATTCtaactttaaaatttgtttgCACACCTGCTATATGcatataaagaaacaaagagtACGCATATATAGCTAGCTAGGGTTACAAGTGTATTTGTATGTGAACTTACAGTAAGGCTTGATTCCAATCCATGGCTTGTGAAGAGAGGCCCAAACCCATCATATGCAAGTCAGCTGAAGAATCATGGCCTTGTTGCAGCTTCTGGGAATCATGGAAAGCAACAGAACTATCTGAGACCGAAACAGTTTCCATTGAAGACCTTCCTTTGACATCAGCCATTTCTGTCGGCCAAGCAAAGCTACGTAAACTATTAAGTCCTGAAGTTGTAGAAGATGATCCAGTACTATCAAACCTGTTCCTGCTTGAAGATGAATCCCACCAGTTTGTGCTTGTGTACTCATCTGCCATGGCTTAACACTGCTTGGTCTCTTTGTGGTTATTGGTGTGCAAGAAACTTGGGTTTCTTGggctttctttcttgttttctcgaTTACTTTACTTAGCTTCTATGGTTACATAAAATGATAGAAAACGGTTCGCTGCATAACTTGAGTATTTATAGGAGCTGGAAACCAAAGTGACCATTTGGGTCCTGCGGTGTACCAATGAAAGAACTAATCGGGATGGTGGTGGTTGACATTTCTTTGAGTGAATACGAGTGATGATTAGACaaggaaaatttcattttgaaattgaatttctttttattttttcaagcctTTATTTTTTCCGGCTGCTTTTCCTTTTAGTTGAATACTAGTTGTAGATCGTGCTAGGTTGCCTATCCgtattatgttttataaaaaataatgtttaggtgttacgaataaaaatacttttacaacTTGAGTTATATTCTTTACCAGTTAAATaagatcattttatttaaatcaaataaaaaaataagtaataattataaagggataacaaaaaaaaaaagatcacaataacttagatttttttttcaaaagcaaaaaaataatgttgttcaaatttcagctaattaaatataaaatgaagaaattggataaaaagGGACAAAAATTGGCGCGACTCAACCTGGGTTAGCATTATAGAAATGTGATTTGGGCAATAAGGGGCAAGCCAACTCGGGTTAATCCGTCAAACTCGCATTCTATATATATCATAAGATTAGGATAActcgatagaaaagaaaataaaaaaaaatatgccaaTCATTGTTAACATTTCAACACATATGACTCGAATAATTAGACTAGCAATACCATACTTGAAAAAGCTGTGAAGCTCAATCCCTAAATAACATACCATAAATTTGGGTTGAAAAATTAGAGATCAAAAGAATACggatcaaattgaaagaaataatatatgaaaaattaggattgaatgatgaaattgaaaacaaataaaacttttacaaaaaaaaaccaagaacaaaaatcaaaaatcaaaagaataagaactaaagttggaatatcaacaacaaaatgGACCAACATGTAATTTTCAggggagaaaaaagagaagaaaacaaagaccCACCAATTATAAATTGCCCAACTATCGCCGACATGTATCGCATCAACAGGAAGAGGACATAACAAAGCTTTCAAAGACACGACATAAGAGCATTTTCTACCATCAAAAGGTGACGTACGTGCTGCCTGAAATGTGCGAGCTCCCCTACATGCTAGTagttttttccatttaaatattaatcagTCTTCATTAAAAGACCAAATTGCCCTCAATGAACCtggtaataacaaaaaaaaccagagtgAAAAGACCAAAAAGTTCTTAGacacatggtttaattttttttttatttaaaaggtaaacttgtcattttattgtatttaaagaatgaaaaaacatgaataccTTTGTGTGCTAGTCTTAGAAACTTTGACTTAGAGGGTAATTAGGTCATTTTACGATgcttaaaagattaaaaaagactCTTATACCCCCGATCAATACTTAAATGACTAATATGGcatatgaaaagatcaaaataccCCCAATACCAaggcatttgatttttttttttggaaaagcaAAATGATAAT is a window encoding:
- the LOC18095864 gene encoding transcription factor bHLH123 isoform X2, encoding MADEYTSTNWWDSSSSRNRFDSTGSSSTTSGLNSLRSFAWPTEMADVKGRSSMETVSVSDSSVAFHDSQKLQQGHDSSADLHMMGLGLSSQAMDWNQALLRGDKSENSFRSMLQDNLSSSTNYQQETAGIGSSQSQWRERVFTGVTGDSSMSEFKQMNRGFSLDQPQFSPHGSSSDSTVSCQGLQSSFPMDSSSIYGSPSTMVQGLLISDNQARQSSFENRPMSYAYGANYSLGTNELLPSWPKGPQFLRNSPPKQTSSNQLHFSNNTPFWNASASAMNDVRPSYFPSMQPQFATSNFDEKPKNISEVRDSNIAVKKSGSEAATKRPRNEIPSSLPSFKVRKEKMGDRITALQQLVSPFGKTDTASVLSEAIEYIKFLHQQVTVFSTQYMKSGTPILHQQSSDKSKDLEGQKQDLRSRGLCLVPVSSTFPVTHETAVDFWTPTFGGTYR
- the LOC18095864 gene encoding transcription factor bHLH123 isoform X1 → MADEYTSTNWWDSSSSRNRFDSTGSSSTTSGLNSLRSFAWPTEMADVKGRSSMETVSVSDSSVAFHDSQKLQQGHDSSADLHMMGLGLSSQAMDWNQALLRGDKSENSFRSMLQDNLSSSTNYQQETAGIGSSQSQWRERVFTGVTGDSSMSEFKQMNRGFSLDQPQFSPHGSSSDSTVSCQGLQSSFPMDSSSIYGSPSTMVQGLLISDNQARQSSFENRPMSYAYGANYSLGTNELLPSWPKGPQFLRNSPPKQTSSNQLHFSNNTPFWNASASAMNDVRPSYFPSMQPQFATSNFDEKPKQNISEVRDSNIAVKKSGSEAATKRPRNEIPSSLPSFKVRKEKMGDRITALQQLVSPFGKTDTASVLSEAIEYIKFLHQQVTVFSTQYMKSGTPILHQQSSDKSKDLEGQKQDLRSRGLCLVPVSSTFPVTHETAVDFWTPTFGGTYR